In Antechinus flavipes isolate AdamAnt ecotype Samford, QLD, Australia chromosome 3, AdamAnt_v2, whole genome shotgun sequence, a genomic segment contains:
- the MRPL57 gene encoding ribosomal protein 63, mitochondrial codes for MFLTVFLRGSRIPGKQWLGKHRRPRKVTWGMKQGMIRRLEIEAENEYWLSMPYMTWEQEFNHSVARRRENFEAIKLAQMSKFPPHRLVADQLNHLNVSKKWS; via the coding sequence ATGTTCCTGACGGTTTTCCTGCGCGGCAGCCGGATCCCCGGAAAGCAGTGGCTCGGGAAGCACCGGAGGCCGCGGAAGGTGACTTGGGGAATGAAACAGGGCATGATCCGCAGACTGGAGATAGAAGCGGAGAACGAGTACTGGCTGAGCATGCCGTACATGACGTGGGAGCAGGAATTCAACCATTCCGTCGCCCGCAGGCGAGAGAACTTTGAGGCCATCAAGTTGGCGCAGATGTCCAAGTTTCCCCCGCACAGGTTGGTCGCGGACCAGCTCAACCACCTCAACGTCTCCAAGAAATGGTCGTGA